Proteins encoded by one window of Salvia splendens isolate huo1 chromosome 7, SspV2, whole genome shotgun sequence:
- the LOC121740903 gene encoding uncharacterized protein LOC121740903, with the protein MPVYRSFVTCDDPKGVADCKTVAKSNKARQKKLHKTSTSSNSKEEGGLCFQVMEVSRGAERLSKAVERPHTSTDLLRGALHLQHSLVMFGKLHKEKRPLDLLDDNLKPRVSASRDCYDELRDVIRESFARLNLLPKEKLVCDADRKHSELCVDLPSSSSSQTSSSLLHSGSSGSPSIWLEKKSNLIAKLMGLEEAMPLKAGDGAFLKERRSPFLDIHLPRPNNKPQFKLARRETRTLEEIIETMQFKGILGRKSLHDYKLHSNALFLRNESAVDTPPIVIMEPLRVRADQCTDGGEHLKSRQTPRKTGAELPPRPELKAKKPNEKSAVDHSSKQKLDKRTQARPVKKAALDSLSTTRTSQPKPLPPQIQKKEVPKIRKPKDAKPQRSDKTQNVTKLAAVKTVRGNNVSKSLVAIGKVAAADKGMKPTPLSRTVPKKSPRKGESNSKPSPHVVETIVSEFVLKNTEPKQATEEVAKAYNVSDSSTNATSSPRDASDVTSKDDPHHIENDTLFPSLDSDQIKGCKILMNSRYLLLRSASFLNHVEELFDTGTHDSTVFQNSVDSEGLYDALLLDCAKEILERKSLSCRGTRNLWSQNLLRRPKYHSSIEQLVEEIADIIEGLQNYSEVCGNIVVIDSIYPMLDKDLRRNEEVTGAWDSGWRKGYAMEAVDEVMHEVEEQVLSEIVADVITEIMQ; encoded by the exons ATGCCTGTTTACCGATCCTTCGTCACGTGTGACGACCCCAAAGGCGTCGCCGACTGCAAGACCGTCGCAAAATCCAACAAAGCCCGACAAAAAAAACTCCATAAaacatcaacatcatcaaacTCAAAGGAGGAGGGCGGCTTGTGTTTTCAAGTGATGGAGGTTTCTAGAGGCGCAGAGAGGCTCAGCAAAGCGGTGGAAAGGCCGCACACCTCCACCGACTTGCTGAGAGGCGCTCTGCATTTGCAGCACTCCCTTGTTATGTTTGGGAAATTGCACAAGGAGAAGAGGCCTCTTGATCTACTAGATGATAATCTTAAGCCTCGAGTTTCTGCATCCAGAGATTGCTATGATGAGCTGAGGGATGTAATTAGGGAGAGCTTCGCCAGGCTGAATTTATTGCCCAAGGAGAAACTAGTTTGTGATGCTGATAGAAAGCACTCTGAGTTGTGTGTCGATCTGCCGTCTTCTAGCTCGAGCCAGACCTCGTCTTCGCTGCTCCACTCGGGCTCCTCGGGGTCTCCCAGCATCTGGCTCGAGAAGAAGTCAAACTTGATTGCGAAGCTCATGGGGTTGGAGGAAGCAATGCCCTTAAAAGCAGGGGATGGTGCGTTTTTGAAGGAAAGGAGAAGCCCTTTCCTTGATATTCATCTGCCGAGGCCTAACAACAAGCCTCAGTTCAAGCTAGCTAGAAGAGAGACAAGAACTTTAGAAGAGATCATTGAGACTATGCAGTTTAAGGGGATTTTGGGGAGAAAGTCTTTACATGATTACAAGTTGCATTCTAATGCGTTGTTCTTGAGGAATGAATCGGCTGTTGATACTCCGCCTATCGTGATCATGGAGCCTCTTCGTGTTCGTGCTGATCAGTGTACCGATGGTGGGGAGCACCTCAAGAGTCGACAAACGCCAAGAAAGACGGGGGCAGAGCTTCCACCTAGACCAGAGTTGAAGGCAAAGAAGCCTAATGAGAAATCTGCAGTAGATCATTCTTCTAAACAGAAGCTCGATAAGAGAACTCAAGCGAGGCCAGTAAAGAAAGCAGCACTAGATAGCCtctctacgacgaggacgagcCAACCGAAGCCTCTTCCTCCACAAATACAGAAGAAAGAAGTTCCCAAAATAAGGAAACCAAAAGATGCTAAGCCTCAAAGGTCTGATAAAACTCAAAATGTAACCAAACTTGCTGCAGTGAAGACTGTGAGAGGAAACAATGTCTCTAAAAGTCTGGTTGCTATAGGAAAGGTTGCAGCCGCAGATAAGGGCATGAAACCGACACCTCTTAGTCGAACTGTTCCAAAGAAGAGTCCGCGGAAAGGTGAATCCAATAGCAAGCCCTCACCACATGTA GTTGAAACTATCGTCAGCGAGTTCGTGCTGAAGAATACAGAACCAAAACAAGCTACTGAGGAAGTGGCTAAAGCTTATAATGTGTCTG ATAGTTCAACGAATGCAACAAGTTCTCCTAGAGATGCTTCGGACGTAACTAGCAAGGATGATCCCCATCATATTGAAAATGACACTTTGTTTCCAAGTTTAGATTCAGATCAGATCAAAGGCTGCAAAATCCTAATGAATTCAAGATATTTACTCCTAAGAAGTGCTTCATTTCTCAATCATGTAGAGGAGCTCTTCGACACAGGCACTCATGACTCTACAGTCTTTCAAAATTCAGTTGATAGTGAAGGGCTTTATGATGCTCTTCTCCTCGACTGTgcaaaagaaatactagagcgTAAGAGCCTAAGCTGCAGGGGCACGAGAAATCTTTGGTCACAAAACCTCTTGAGAAGGCCGAAATACCATTCATCTATAGAGCAGTTGGTAGAGGAGATAGCTGATATCATTGAAGGTTTGCAAAACTACAGTGAAGTTTGTGGAAATATAGTTGTCATAGACAGCATATACCCGATGCTGGACAAAGACCTAAGGCGGAATGAAGAGGTGACAGGTGCTTGGGATTCTGGCTGGAGGAAGGGATATGCAATGGAAGCAGTTGATGAAGTGATGCATGAAGTGGAAGAGCAAGTTTTGAGTGAAATAGTAGCTGATGTGATTACAGAAATTATGCAATAA
- the LOC121742538 gene encoding protein LIKE COV 1-like gives MGDEKSLSVMGGGRDRDRELLIPVADSVDRRLDYDGPSPASASSSHHHSGRETFYKVVRSWASKKFMTGCVILLPIAITFYVTWWFIHFVDGFFSPIYAQLGIDIFGLGFVTSITFIFLVGVFMSSWLGASVLSLGEWFIKRMPFIRHIYNASKQISAAISPDQNTRAFKEVAIIRHPRIGEYAFGFITSSLTLQSYSGDEELCCVYVPTNHLYIGDIFLVNAKDIIRPNLSVREGIEIVVSGGMSMPQILSTLDPRTTQLDRIRPV, from the exons ATGGGAGATGAAAAATCTCTCAGCGTGATGGGCGGCGGCAGAGACAGAGATCGCGAGCTTCTAATTCCGGTAGCTGATTCTGTTGACCGCCGCCTCGATTACGACGGCCCCTCCCCCGCCTCCGCTTCCTCCTCCCACCATCATTCTGGCCGTGAG ACATTTTACAAAGTTGTGAGGAGCTGGGCTTCGAAGAAGTTCATGACTGGATG TGTTATCCTTCTACCAATAGCTATTACTTTCTATGTAACATGGTGGTTCATTCATTTCGTGGATGGATTTTTCTCCCCTATTTATGCTCAACTTGGAATTGATATATTTG GTTTGGGATTTGTGACTTCcattacttttattttcttgGTTGGAGTATTTATGTCATCATGGTTGGGGGCTTCTGTTTTGAGCCTTGGAGAGTGGTTTATTAAGCGCATGCCGTTCATTCGTCATATTTACAATGCCTCGAAGCAAATTAGTGCTGCCATATCTCCAG ATCAGAACACACGGGCtttcaaagaagtggctataaTAAGGCATCCACGTATTGGTGAATATGCATTTGGGTTCATCACTTCATCTCTCACACTCCAG AGTTATTCAGGAGATGAAGAGCTCTGCTGTGTGTATGTCCCAACGAACCATCTTTACATTGGTGATATATTCCTGGTCAATGCTAAAGATATTATTAGACCGAATTTGTCTGTAAGAGAAGGAATTG AAATCGTGGTATCTGGTGGCATGTCGATGCCCCAAATCCTATCTACCTTGGATCCAAGAACTACGCAACTCGATAGAATCAGACCGGTATAG